The proteins below are encoded in one region of Pleuronectes platessa chromosome 12, fPlePla1.1, whole genome shotgun sequence:
- the vsir gene encoding V-type immunoglobulin domain-containing suppressor of T-cell activation, translated as MEAGLLCRSAPSRMKLMLWLCSALFSAANGESSHGHSTISVSAPHLFYTCPEGATAKLVCAQRGAALHSADILKRSWLFTPHSDQHCSGKEGPRHTTFGGHPHGNKSLPAGLQFGFSEQIFWAVLQNLTHADQGRYCCMVLDIQVLNKHPSLLQKPHSHILLQVTPRRDGSQDCTVWDPTPSGGTVPVALAIAACILALLSLPLILVLVYKQRENAQSSRRAQELVRMDSEAHGHENPVFLGGSPQIKTRTVSQIMARQSSETGHHLLSEPGTPLSPPAHGDVFFPIEDTIAESPDFLQI; from the exons ATGGAAGCAGGATTACTGTGTCGCTCAGCCCCGAGCAGGATGAAGCTCATGTTGTGGCTCTGCTCCGCTCTGTTTTCTGCAG CCAATGGGGAGTCGTCCCACGGCCACTCCACAATAAGCGTTTCTGCCCCCCACCTCTTCTACACCTGTCCAGAGGGGGCAACCGCCAAACTGGTGTGCGCCCAGAGAGGTGCTGCCTTGCACAGCGCTGATATCTTGAAGCGCAGCTGGCTGTTCACGCCCCATAGTGATCAGCACTGTTCGGGAAAGGAGGGCCCACGCCACACCACCTTCGGCGGTCATCCCCATGGCAACAAAAGCTTGCCGGCGGGGTTGCAGTTTGGATTTTCGGAGCAGATTTTCTGGGCGGTTCTGCAAAACTTGACCCATGCTGACCAGGGCCGCTACTGCTGCATGGTCCTAGACATACAGGTGTTAAACAAACATCCCTCCCTGCTGCAGAAACCCCACAGTCACATTCTCCTCCAAGTTACACCGC GGAGAGATGGATCTCAAGATTGCACTGTCTGGGATCCCACACCATCTGGAG GCACCGTGCCAGTGGCCTTGGCCATAGCAGCTTGCATCttggctctgctctctctgcctcttatTCTGGTGCTTGTGtacaaacagagggagaatgCCCAGTCGAGCAGAC GTGCACAGGAGCTGGTGAGGATGGACAG cgAGGCCCACGGCCATGAGAACCCAGTGTTTCTCGGGGGATCACCACAGATTAAGACCCGCACCGTCTCTCAGATCATGGCCCGACAGTCCTCTGAGACAGGACACCACCTGTTGTCTGAACCAGgaacccctctctctcctcctgcacatgGGGACGTGTTCTTCCCGATAGAGG ACACCATTGCTGAGTCTCCAGACTTCCTGCAGATTTAA
- the LOC128453096 gene encoding uncharacterized protein C10orf105: MNTTESGSNFTLTSNTENITLSSLTNATIFSTISQPPSYSSHIHDPEFTIMVVLGLSLLLAGFAAFLAVCRSSQQDGDSDASCGPGEGLTPGRSRSSEPQLKVWKRLGSYRRSFNLSFRRPPHRRPHEREIINASQSPTGQTPQSEAGKEPHLTMPCLFDYVTEI, translated from the coding sequence ATGAACACCACTGAGTCAGGCTCCAACTTCACCCTAACCTCCAACACCGAAAACATCACTCTGTCCAGCCTGACAAACGCCACCATCTTCTCCACCATCTCTCAGCCTCCATCCTACTCTTCTCACATCCATGACCCAGAGTTCACCATCATGGTGGTGCTGGGCTTATCGCTGTTGCTGGCAGGGTTCGCCGCCTTCCTGGCAGTATGCCGGTCCTCCCAACAGGATGGGGACTCAGACGCGAGCTGTGGCCCAGGAGAGGGATTGACCCCTGGACGAAGCAGATCAAGTGAGCCCCAGCTCAAGGTGTGGAAGAGACTGGGCTCGTATCGGCGTTCGTTCAACTTGTCCTTCAGACGGCCGCCACACCGCAGACCACATGAGCGGGAGATTATAAATGCATCGCAGTCACCAACAGGACAGACGCCACAGTCAGAAGCCGGCAAGGAGCCTCACCTCACTATGCCATGTCTATTTGACTATGTCACTGAAATCTGA